A genomic stretch from Microplitis mediator isolate UGA2020A chromosome 10, iyMicMedi2.1, whole genome shotgun sequence includes:
- the LOC130676336 gene encoding uncharacterized protein LOC130676336, with amino-acid sequence MSNAKCIRCNVYLRKVPGYKKTISTNEEAERMSKIIGVNVKVNDKLCRKCRSFASVYLSLKNKAQHSSCSKVEINSELTRKLSISPNISEIQPSTSSECDTLPESSTMPSQLSDIVQPTSSNAQNADELEMPSQLISQLSSSLSLTTTTSSLSSTNDPTYEVTEKSENEIQYVDMMFPRVINTHKYCCVCGSKNEMMVIPFEARIQVFVKRKIFISRYNRCCKHHLIKKRFYEEDIFSLRICSNTSTFEVSDLENLMKQLSVSSNSVLLDKIGDYSFPEERLKVLTGLTWENLTKLRTMMTSMRNSETRDVIQAIVVFLFKLRTSNSNAVISSVLGLQREQLVSDYVQSVMKSFEQDILPKYFGINASSRQNILNHSSEIATKLFELNDQLMIICDGTYIRHQKSTNNEYQRKSYSGQKKVPLFKPFTVCTTNGYVIDMLGPFTANKNDAEILKSILEDPNGLIKLLEKGYIFVLDHGFRDVVTHLENLGFKVLMPALKGKRNQLTTSESNDSRFVTKIRWVVESVHGVIKQKFTLLDHKVDNKLLPKAQLFCQIACFLNNEFGKRFNSDKEIADQVLSVMNLKKNQDNTLANDVEREHWARRKITFETIKSDDLHDFPEMTEKNLHILFTGSYQLSQAVSYLAEIMDKDNNLSLQYVKTAENILKFQVKSRHINAKVYRRFIEYHPNKNGINGISRYCCDCANGRRTVGCCSHVAAIIHYLLHARYLSKIVKPAEILSRIFNNTGHYVVINEDSDEDLFYFVF; translated from the coding sequence aTGTCAAATGCTAAATGCATACGTTGCAATGTTTACCTTCGAAAAGTTCCaggatataaaaaaactatttcaaCTAACGAAGAAGCTGAAAGGATGTCTAAAATAATAGGAGTGAATGTCAAAGTCAATGATAAGCTATGCCGTAAATGTCGGTCTTTTGCAAGTGTTTATTTGTCTTTGAAAAACAAAGCTCAACATTCGTCTTGTTCGAAAGTAGAAATAAATAGTGAATTAACTCGTAAATTATCTATTTCACCAAATATTTCTGAAATTCAACCATCTACAAGCTCAGAATGCGATACTTTACCAGAATCATCGACAATGCCATCGCAGTTGTCCGATATCGTTCAACCAACTTCATCCAATGCACAAAATGCTGATGAACTGGAAATGCCATCACAATTAATTTCTCAATTATCTTCTTCATTATCATTAACGACTACTACATCTTCACTATCATCGACTAATGATCCAACTTATGAAGTCACTGAAAAATCTGAGAACGAAATTCAGTACGTAGATATGATGTTTCCAAGAGTAATAAACACTCATAAATACTGTTGTGTTTGTGGGTCGAAAAATGAGATGATGGTAATACCTTTTGAAGCTCGCATCCAAGTTTTTGTAAagcgaaaaatatttatttcaagatATAATCGATGCTGTAAGCATCATCTCATAAAGAAACGATTTTATGAGgaagatattttttctttacgcATTTGTTCAAACACAAGTACATTTGAAGTCTCCgatttagaaaatttgatgaaacagTTATCTGTCAGTAGTAATTCCGTACTTCTGGATAAAATTGGTGACTATTCTTTTCCAGAAGAACGTTTAAAAGTCTTAACAGGTTTAACTTGGGAAAATCTAACAAAGTTACGTACTATGATGACATCCATGCGTAATTCTGAGACACGAGATGTAATTCAAGCTATCGTTgtatttctatttaaattacgAACTAGCAATTCAAATGCTGTAATATCGTCAGTTCTCGGATTACAGCGAGAACAATTAGTATCTGACTATGTACAATCGGTAATGAAATCATTCGAACAAGATATTTTGCCTAAATATTTTGGGATAAATGCATCATCAcgccaaaatattttaaatcattctTCAGAAATAGCTACAAAACTATTTGAACTAAATGACCAACTAATGATAATTTGCGATGGTACTTACATTCGTCACCAGAAAAGTACAAACAACGAATACCAACGAAAATCATACTCCGGTCAGAAAAAAGTTCCTTTGTTTAAACCATTTACTGTTTGTACAACAAATGGATATGTAATCGATATGTTGGGACCATTTACTGCGAACAAAAATGATgcagaaattttgaaatctatTCTGGAAGATCCAAACGGCTTAATCAAACTTCTTGAGAAAGGATACATTTTTGTGCTTGACCATGGTTTTCGTGACGTTGTTACACATTTAGAAAATCTTGGATTCAAAGTATTGATGCCAGCCCTGAAGGGGAAACGGAATCAACTCACCACAAGTGAGTCAAATGATTCTCGATTCGTGACAAAAATTCGTTGGGTAGTAGAATCTGTTCATGGCgtaattaaacaaaagtttaCTTTATTAGATCATAAAGTAGACAATAAGTTACTGCCGAAAGCACAATTGTTCTGCCAGATtgcttgttttttaaataatgagttTGGGAAACGCTTCAATTCTGATAAAGAGATTGCAGATCAAGTACTGTCtgttatgaatttaaaaaaaaatcaggatAATACTCTAGCAAATGATGTTGAAAGAGAGCATTGGGCTCGAcgaaaaataactttcgaaaCGATCAAGTCAGACGATTTACACGATTTTCCGGAGatgactgaaaaaaatttgcatatATTGTTTACTGGGTCTTATCAGCTTTCACAAGCAGTGTCATACTTGGCTGAAATAATGGATAAAGACAATAATTTAAGCCTTCAGTACGTAAAAACCGCTGAAAATATTCTCAAATTTCAAGTCAAGTCTCGACATATCAATGCAAAAGTATATCGTCGTTTCATTGAGTATCATCCTAACAAAAATGGAATCAATGGGATTTCTCGATATTGCTGTGATTGTGCGAATGGCAGGCGTACAGTTGGTTGTTGTTCACATGTAGCAGCAATAATTCATTATCTATTACATGCTAGGTACttatcaaaaattgttaagccAGCAGAAATTTTAAGtcgaattttcaataatacaGGGCACTATGTAGTGATTAATGAAGACAGTGAtgaagatttattttattttgttttttaa